The following are from one region of the Verrucomicrobiales bacterium genome:
- a CDS encoding carbohydrate-binding family 9-like protein, translating to MKINAAIVLILFGAAIENISQVSAADIGDWRSLKNISPRRYLCSKTETPPIIDGALNDPIWTTALPTDDFVDIQGSGNTHPRHKTFVRMAWDDNFFYVAAQLTEPHVWGTITQRDAVIFQDNDFEVFIDPNGDNHEYYEFELNTLNTLWDLFLDKPYKDGGKARNEWDLVGIQTAVQIQGSNNNPKDRDRGWTLEMAFPWKALSEYAHRPCPPQEGDQWRVNFSRVEWRTKIVDGQYVKVPGKREDNWVWSPIGIVDMHRPEKWGYVQFTAAPPGQGKLLNDLTAYGRAYLYQAYYAQRAYHAKNRRYAQTIEDLGLERDYNPRHLAWPLTIELQPDGGYRAMAEIRVPGGTERWYIRQDSKLWSE from the coding sequence GTGAAGATTAATGCCGCTATCGTGTTGATCTTGTTTGGGGCTGCTATCGAGAATATCAGCCAGGTCTCTGCTGCCGACATCGGGGATTGGCGTTCGCTGAAAAACATCAGCCCGCGCCGCTACCTGTGCTCGAAGACGGAGACGCCGCCGATCATTGACGGAGCTCTGAACGATCCGATCTGGACAACCGCGCTACCGACCGATGATTTTGTGGACATTCAGGGATCGGGCAACACCCACCCCCGCCACAAGACCTTCGTGAGGATGGCGTGGGATGACAACTTTTTTTATGTGGCCGCGCAACTCACGGAGCCGCACGTCTGGGGAACCATCACTCAACGCGACGCCGTCATCTTCCAGGACAACGACTTCGAGGTGTTCATCGACCCCAACGGGGACAATCACGAGTACTACGAGTTTGAGCTGAACACCCTCAATACCCTCTGGGATCTCTTCCTGGACAAGCCCTACAAGGACGGGGGCAAAGCTCGCAACGAATGGGATTTGGTGGGCATTCAAACCGCCGTTCAGATCCAAGGATCGAACAACAATCCCAAGGATCGCGACCGGGGATGGACTCTGGAAATGGCTTTTCCCTGGAAAGCCCTCAGCGAATACGCCCATCGTCCCTGCCCGCCTCAGGAGGGCGACCAATGGCGAGTCAATTTCTCCCGCGTGGAATGGCGCACCAAAATTGTGGATGGCCAGTATGTGAAAGTCCCCGGCAAGCGCGAGGACAACTGGGTGTGGTCTCCGATCGGAATCGTCGACATGCACCGGCCCGAAAAGTGGGGATATGTCCAATTTACGGCGGCGCCTCCCGGCCAAGGCAAGTTGCTCAACGATCTGACCGCCTACGGTCGAGCCTATCTCTATCAGGCCTACTACGCCCAAAGAGCCTATCACGCCAAGAATCGACGCTACGCCCAAACCATCGAGGACCTGGGCTTGGAAAGGGATTACAATCCACGACACCTGGCCTGGCCGTTGACGATTGAGCTTCAGCCCGACGGCGGCTATCGGGCCATGGCGGAGATTCGCGTTCCCGGGGGCACCGAACGCTGGTACATCCGTCAAGATTCCAAGCTCTGGTCCGAGTGA
- the trmB gene encoding tRNA (guanosine(46)-N7)-methyltransferase TrmB, with amino-acid sequence MVRVSTATLPTPASLIFQPRSIVEPLSWSELFPTEAPVELELGSGDGSFMAQWAQSHPGTHFLGVERLLGRLKKLDRKGLRLGLKNLRVIRLEAAYLLQYLIPPGSLSAIHVYFPDPWPKRKHRDRRLICEAFTQQAAKALVPNGHVWLRTDNLDYFQQMVESFKANPRFAEVPTPADLAAVTTDFERMFNSEGIPTQRAGYRLA; translated from the coding sequence CTGGTCCGAGTGAGCACCGCCACACTTCCAACCCCTGCCTCGCTGATTTTCCAGCCGAGGAGCATCGTCGAGCCACTCTCTTGGTCGGAACTCTTTCCCACCGAAGCTCCGGTTGAGCTGGAACTTGGCTCCGGTGATGGCTCCTTCATGGCGCAGTGGGCACAGAGCCATCCGGGCACTCATTTTCTCGGAGTGGAAAGATTGCTGGGCCGACTCAAGAAGCTGGATCGAAAAGGTCTTCGGCTGGGGCTGAAAAACCTTCGAGTGATCCGACTCGAAGCAGCCTATCTCCTGCAATACCTCATCCCGCCCGGATCACTTTCAGCGATCCACGTCTATTTTCCTGACCCCTGGCCCAAGCGCAAACACAGGGATCGCCGGCTGATTTGCGAGGCGTTCACCCAGCAAGCCGCCAAGGCCCTCGTCCCGAATGGTCACGTGTGGCTGCGAACCGACAACCTGGACTACTTCCAGCAGATGGTGGAATCGTTCAAGGCCAATCCTCGATTTGCCGAAGTTCCCACCCCGGCCGATCTCGCCGCGGTCACCACCGACTTCGAGCGCATGTTCAATTCGGAAGGCATCCCCACGCAACGAGCCGGATACCGGCTCGCCTGA
- a CDS encoding phage holin family protein, whose translation MADSSKPSSSETFRSLFKRWVITTLAVAFLVASRMVDGIRYDNLEALLLATLSLSLLNLFIRPVLLLLSLPLLLLTLGLFTWVINAGLLLFVGRLISGFHVDDFGSAMWGALVISVISVVLNVLTGGTRVKASFVAAPSAGAGPSAGRRKIDSDGDGPVIDV comes from the coding sequence ATGGCTGACTCCTCAAAACCATCGTCCTCTGAAACCTTCCGCAGCTTGTTTAAGCGGTGGGTGATCACTACCTTGGCGGTGGCATTCTTGGTGGCCTCGCGGATGGTAGATGGGATCCGCTACGACAATCTGGAGGCACTTCTCCTGGCGACGCTCAGCTTGAGCTTGCTCAACCTGTTTATTCGGCCGGTTCTCCTCCTGCTCTCGCTGCCTCTCCTGCTCTTGACCCTGGGGCTCTTTACCTGGGTGATCAACGCGGGACTGTTGCTCTTCGTGGGACGCCTGATCAGCGGTTTTCACGTCGACGATTTCGGTTCGGCCATGTGGGGCGCACTGGTTATCAGTGTCATCTCCGTTGTGCTAAACGTTCTCACCGGTGGCACTCGGGTAAAGGCTTCTTTCGTAGCTGCGCCTTCGGCCGGAGCGGGGCCGAGCGCGGGGCGTCGGAAGATCGATTCGGACGGGGATGGCCCGGTGATCGATGTTTAG